The segment GGGATGAAGCAGCCGGGCGAATCGCTCGACGACGCCTTCTATCGCATGACCAAGGGTGTGAACGCGCTCACCTCGGTCACTGGCTAACCGCCGCTAGTTATTCCGCACATCCACCTGGCAAAGCTCACGACTTTCCCCAACGCATTGACGCAATCATGGCTTGGATAAACGCAATTACGCTGGTCTGCTTCGACCTGATCTTCGCGGGCGCCTTCTTCGTCGCGATGATTCCGCTGCTGTTAGTCAAGCAGGCCGCCTACGCGGTGATGAAGCGAAACTTCAAATCGTACTTCAGCAACCCGACCGGCTACGTCTTTCTGGCGATCTTCGTGCTGTTGACCTCGATGGCCGCGTTCTGGCCGCACGAGTTCTTCAACGCCAACCTGGCGAACCTCGCCCAGCTGAATCAAAACATCGCGCTGATCATGTTGATCTTCATCCCGGCGATCACGATGGGTCTGTGGGCCGATGAACGTCGGCAAGGGACGGATGAACTGCTGCTGACGCTGCCGGCGACCGACTTTGACATCGTGATGGGCAAGTACCTCGCGGCGGTTGCGGTCTTCAGCGTCTCGCTCCTTTTCTCGCAGTTCTGCAACTTCCTGGTGCTGAACGCGTTGTCCGAAGGGGATATGGACATCGGCCTATTCCTGACGACCTACATCGGCTACTGGTTTATCGGCCTGGCGATGATCTCGCTCGGTATGGTCGCGTCGTTTTTGACCAACAACCTGACGCTCGGCTTTGTGATGGGGGTGTTGATCAACGCCCCGTTCGTGATGCTGCAATACGCCGACGCGTTCGTTACCGGCGCCGGGTGGATTCAGTTCTTCAGCCAGGCGAGCATCGGCCGCCAGTTTGACGACTTCGGCCGCGGCGTCGTCAGTTTGTCGTCGCTCGTCTACTTCATCATGCTGACCGTCTTCGGCGTTTATCTCAGCATGGTGCTGATCGGCCGCCGTCACTGGCTGGGCGGCAAAGATGGGGAGTCGCTGCTGGGGCACTACATGCTGCGGACAATCTCGCTGGTCGTGATCGCCAGCTCGGCGACCTTGTTCTTCGTGCTGCACGATCAGCGCTGGGACGCGACCGCCGGTAAGACCAGCTCGATTTCGCCGCAAACGATGAAGCTGATTCGCAACCTCGAATCGGACGAACCGGTCCGTATCGAAGCGTTCATCAGCGCCGACGTGCCGGAGTCGTACGCCGAAACGAAGAGCGATCTGATCAACTACCTGAACGAATTCCGCGGCGCCAGCGGCGCCAAGATGGACGTCTTCATCTACAACGACCTGGAGCCGTTCAGCGAATTGGCCGAAAAGGCTCGCGAACAATACGGCATCATGCCGGTTCCGGTGATGGGTGAAACCCGCGGCATCATGCAGGCGAAGGAGATCATCCTCGGCGCCGCCGTTCAGCGCGGTTTGGAGAAAGTGGTCATTCCGTTCTTCGGCAACCGTATTCCGGTTGAATATGAACTGGTCCGCTCGATCAGCACCGTGACCGATCAACAGCGCAAGCGAATCGGCGTGTTGACGACCGACGCGATGCTCTTTGGCGGCGTTCGCCCTGACCCGAACAGTCCGTTCGGCGGTTTCCAGAATGTGGCGAAGCAGCGGATCGTTGACGAACTTGAAAAGCAATACGACGTCGACGAAGTCGATCCGAACGAACCGATCGATCCGACCAAGTTCGACGTGCTAGTGGCGGTTCAGCCTTCTAGTCTAACGCAGCCGCAGTTGGACAACCTGATGACGGCGATCAAGGCCGGCGTTCCGACCGCGATCTTTGACGACCCGGTCCCGCTCGCGATGAACCAGGCGCCGCCGATCTATCAACCGAAAGCTCCGCTCGGCAGCGGGATGTTCGGTCGACAACAACCGCCGCCCCCGAAAGCGGACATTCGTCAGCTCTGGAGACTGCTGGGCATCACGCTGAGCGGCCAGCAGCTGATTACCGATCAGTATTTCAACGCCGACGTCATCTGGCAGAACTACAACCCGCATCCAAAATTGCGAATAGGCGGCGGACAGATTACGCCGGAGTGGGTCTTCGTCGACAAGTACGCTCCTGGTTCCGAGGAGGCGTTGCCGACCCTCAATGCCGACATCGACGTCACGCAGAACCTGAACGAAGTCCTCTTCGTTCTGCCGGGCGCCGTTATTCGCAGCAAAGATTTTCCGCAGTCGATGACCTTCACCCCGCTGATCCGGACCGGCACGCTGACCGGTACGGTCACCTTGGACGGTCTGCTGCGGCGCGCCAATAACCAAGGGGGCGGACACGTTCTGACCGGCGAACAATACACGCTCGCCGCGTTGATCGAAGGCATTCCGGCCAGCGAAGTTGATAAGCTCGCCGACCCGAACAAGAAGCCAGATGCGAACGCCAAAGCGACGCCGATTCGCGTGGCGATGGTCGCCGACATCGACTTGCTGCACAGCGCGTTCGTGAGCCTTCAGTCGGAAAAGAACGACCAGGTGGAGTTGAGCCTCGACAATACGAACTTCGTTTTGAATTTGCTCGACAACCTGGCCGGCGACGAACGCTTTACCACGATCCGCGGCAAGAATCCTCGCTTGGCCCGTCTGACGATGGTCGACACGATGACCAAGAATGCGGTCGAAGAAAGCACGCGCGAAGAAGAAGCGGCCAAGACCGCGTTTGAAGCGGAGCGAAAAGCGAAAGAAGAAGAAATTAACAAGCCGGTCGAAGAGTTGCAGGACCTGATCGCCAAGTTGCAGCAAAAACAGGCGACGCAGACGCTGACCGCGGAAGATCAGATCGAGCTGACCAAACTGTCGACGCGGGTTCGCGAACAAGAGTCGGTCGCCAATCGCAAGCTGCAAGTCGAAGCCGAACGGATCTCGAAGGAGTTGCAAGAGAAGCAACAGCAGATCCAGCGCGATCTCGATCGCCAGGTGCTGAAGACGCAGAACACCTTCAAGATGTTCGCCGTCGTACTGCCGCCGATTCCGCCGATCCTGGTCGGCTTGATCGTCTTCGTCATCCGTCGCATCAAGGAACGCGAAGGGCTGTCGAAAGACCGCATCGTCAAGTAAGCGGACACGTACGAACTTTATTCGCCAATCCTATTTCATTCACTAGCGCCGAACGTCCCGTCTGGGGAGTCAGAAGCGATGAACGAACTTGTTAAAACGTCGATTTTTGTGGGAATCGCCACGCTGTTTACGATCGGAGCGATCGCTTCGCGGCCGGTCTTGGCGCCCAGCAATCCGCAAGATGAAGTCGGCAAGCCCCTCTTCCCGGAATTCACCAATCCGGATCAAGCGGCGAACCTCTCGATCACGAAGTACGACAGCGAAATCGTCACGCTCAACACGTTGACGCTCGAAGACAGCCCGACCGGCTGGATCGTTACGTCGGAAGGGGGCTATCCGGCCGACGCGTCGGAGCAAGTTCGTGCTGCCGCGACGGCGCTGATCGACTTGAAGGTGATCGACGCGTTCGACGCGCTTCCGAGCCAACTGGCCGAGTTTGGTCTGGTGAAGCCGGACGTTGAGACGCTCGACATTACCGATAGCGGCGTCGGCGAGTTGGTGGTGATCGCCGACTCGAGCAAGAAGCCGCTCGCCGAGTTGATCATCGGCAAGCAGGATGCGTCGCAACCGGCGATTCGTTACGTTCGCATCCCGAGTCGCGATCGCATCTACGTCGTCGAGCTCAATCCAGAAGCGTTTCCGATCGAGTTCAAAAAGTGGATCGACAGCGATCTGCTCGAGCTGAATCCGTTTGACGTCACCCAAATGACGTTTGGCGATTACAGCGCCGCCCTCTTGCAAGGGAACGGCTCCGCACGCATCGACCGCGCTGATCGGATGGAAGCGGTCGTCGACTACAGCGATATCGACAACAAGTGGACCCTCAGCAGCTTCCAGCTGCCGCAGAACGGGCGACTCGCTCCGGCTGAACTCGGTCCCGGCGAAAAACTGAACGAAAACGCCCTGACCGCCGTTCGCACCGCGCTCGACGAGTTGCAACTGGTCGACGTCGTGAAGAAACCGGCCGGCCTGGCCGAAAACCTGAAGGTGGAAGGACAGTTCAACAACGAAGGGCTTGATACGCTGATCCTGAACGGTTTCTTGCCGTACGGGACGAAGCCGATGAAATTGATCGGCGACAGCGGCGAAATCAGCATCCATACGAGAGACGCCGTGAAGTATCGCTTGCTCTTCGGTAAGGAGCAGGATGGGGGCGCCGACGGAACGCGACGCTTCCTGATGATTCAGGTCGAACTCGATCGCGCCGCTTTGGGAGCGCCGGAGATGACCGCGGTTCCCGAGTTGAAAGAAGGGGACGGCGTCGATGTGAAGAAACTCGCGGAAGAAATCGCCGCGATCAAGCTGGCCAACGATCGCGCCTTGGACGCCTATCGCGAAAAAGAGAACGCCGCGATGCGGAAGGTCTTTGAAATGAATTCACGATTCGCCGACTGGTACTACGTCATTCCGAACGAACAGTATCAGAAGATCATGCTGTCGAAAGAGAGACTGATCGAATCGCCGGCCGGCGCCGCAGCCGGTCCGAAGCCGAATCAATCAGGCGTGCCGCTGATGTTGCAAGGTTTGCCGGGCGCCGCCAAGCCGCCGGTGACCCAGCCGCCGGTCCAGTCGATGCAGCCAGCGACGAAGCCGGCCGCAGAAGAGGCGAAGCCCGCCGACGCAGGTAAGCCGGCTGACACGCCGGAGAAACCGGCCGAGGAAAAGCCGAAGAGCGAGGAAGCGCCGAAGAGCGAAACTCCGGCCGAAGAGAAGCCTGCCGCTGATGCGCCAAAAGCGGAAGCGCCGAGCGCAGAAAAGCCGGCCGAACCTGCGACCGAAACGCCGGCGCCGGAAGAGTCGAAGTAGTTGCGACTTCTCTTCTGTTCGCGCTTGTGTGGCGAATGTTGAAAGCGAATTTCGAGGCGATAAAACGCCTCGAAATTTTTTTGCGCGGGCTTGTTCAAATTCGTCAGCGATCCTTCGCTTTCCTACCTCTGGCTGAATGTACTAGCCGCAAATCGATTGAATCGAGGGGAGCCCTTTGTCATGATGCAAGTCGACGTTGCGTCGACGCGCTTCCCTCCTGCGACCATTTCTCGGGTGACGATTCTCTCATGCTGCGATTCGCCGGGCTCCTTGCGGCCCTTCTTTGTTGTCATGGATTGACCAGTTCTACTTTGGCCGCCAACGCCAATGAAAAGCTGACGCCGACGTTGCAAAAAGCGACGCGGGACGAAAAACTGACGGCTGAAGAGTTTCTTGCCGTGAAGAAGGCGCTGATTGCCGAAGCGAAACGAAGCACGCCGTCGAGCAAGGAAATGACCGACCTGATCGAAAAGCTCCGCGAAGCGCCGGCCGCGAAGATCGGTCCTGATCGCAAGAACCATTTGAAGGTGCTGGACAACACGCTGGTCAGCCTGCGGGCGATCTACGAGGGAGAACTCGCCGGTCAGGTACTTCCTCCTGCGAAGCTACAGAAGCACCCGTCGGCCGATCTCTTTCCTGGCGCCATCGAATCGCAGATTCGGTTTGCGACTCACAATTGCGAAATCAACGTCAATGCCTATCGCTGGCAAAGCACCGGGCTGTACGCTCCGCCGGGCGTGGTGATCCGCGTGACGATTCCGGAAGAATTCGTCGGCGCAGGATGGAAGGTTCGGATCGGCTGCAACTCGACGACGATCGACGCGCCGAAGCATCTGACGCTCAAACGTTTTCCCGATATCGATCGCGTCTACGATTTGAGCAAAGGGACGACGCCGATCGCTTCGTCGTTTGGCGGCTTGATCTACATCGAACTCCCGCTGCCGAAAGCGAAGGAGTACCTTGGCCGCGATAGCGACATCTATAACCTGGTCGACAGCTACGATCCCCCTGCCCCGCAGCTTTGCACGGTGCAAATGACCAACGTCATTCAGGCGCCTCGTTACGTGCACGGCGTGACGAACGTCGGCGAGTGGCGTGCTCAGATTCGCAACTATCCGGCGCCCTACGCCGAGATCGGCAGCGGCAAGGTGATCTTCATGATCCCGTCCCATTTCGTGCGTGAGTTTGATACGCCTGATCTGATGATGAACAAATGGGATCAGGTGATCGACGCGATGAGCGAGCTTTCGGGACGTCCAAAAACGAAGCCGTTCCCGCATCGCGTGCTGATCGAACCGCACATTAACGCTGGGGCCGCGTTCGCCAGCTACCCGATCAACGTTCCTTACGGCTGGGCCAGCGACATCCTGAAAGGAGAGCCAGGCTGGGGGATGGGGCACGAACTGGGGCACTTGCACCAGCATCGCTCGTGGACCTACCAAGGCTGCGGCGAAGTGACGGTCAATATCTTCGCCATCTACTCGCTGACCAAAGTGAACGGCAGCGTGCCGGACCGTGGAACACGGGAGAAAGCGATTGCCGACGCTCGCAAGTATCTCAGCAAGCCGCTGGCGGAGCGAAGCTGGATGACGGTGAAGGGAGAGTTGTTCGAGCGGCTCGCCTTCTACACGATTCTGGAAACCGAGCTTGGCTGGGAACCGTTCCAGCAGGTCTTCCGCGAATACCGCCGGCTGCCGCTCGATCAGCATCTGAAGTCGGACGTCGACCGCGCCAGCGACTTTATGATCCGGATGTCGAAAGCGACGAACAAGGATCTGGGGCCTTACTTCGTGCAGTGGGGCGTGCAGGTCAACGACGAAGCGCTCCAGAAGACAAAATCCTATCCAGCGTGGGAGTCGGAGATGGTTCGCGAAACGCTGAAGCAGTAGCGGCGTTTGGTTGGCGCCGGCTATTTCTTCACGGCCGGCGTCGCGTTGATCTTCGCTTCCAGCGACGCTCGTTTGTCGGCGTCCGCTTCCTCGGTCAGCAGCGTAACCGCTTCTTTCCACGCGTCGACCGCTTCTCCTTCGCGACCCGCGGCGGAGAGAGCGTCTCCCAAGTGCTCTAGCAGCACCGGATCAGGCTCATTGATCTTGGCGACCGCTTGTTGCAGTTGGCCGATCGCTTGATCGTAGCGGCCTTGGCGGAAATAGGCCCAGCCAAGGCTATCGCGGTAGGCGGCGTTTTCCGGTTCGGCGTCGACCGCCTGTTCGAGCATCAGCGTCGCTCGGCCCAGATTGCGGCCTCCGTCGGCCCACAGATAGGCGAGGTCGTTCATCGCGCCGACATCTTCCGGGAATTCATCCAAAATCTGTTCAAGCCACTCTTCCCGCTGCTCATCGTCCTTGGCCAGGGAGGAGAGCATCAGCCGAGCTTGTCGCAGCACTTGGCGGGTCGGGGCGTCTTCCCGATTGTTGTCGAACTGCGCCAAGAGGCGACGATAGCTCCGATCGGCTTCTTCTTTTCGATCGGCGTAGAACAAGATCCAGGGAACGCGACTTGCCAAAGCGGCGGAAGAGGAGTCGAGGGCGATCGCTTTGCGCGAAGCGGCGAGCGCCTCGTCGTAGCGATCTTCCATCGCCAACAGCGCGGCGAGGTAGTCGTACGTCGCGGCGCGTCCCGGCTTCGGCATCTTGGCGGCCGATGCGGTGCGGAGCGCCTTTTCGCCCAGGTCATACTTCTTGGCGACCATCCAGGCCAGAGCGAAGTCAATCTGCGATGGCGCCGCGGAGACCGGATCGATCTGCGACGCGACATCAAGCCACTTCAGCGCCTCTTCCGACTGATCACGCAAGTGACGAATCTGGGCGATGGCGAGCGCCGTCGGCAGAGTGACGCCCGCGTCCGACTCGCGCCGCTTCTCGGCCGCGGCGACCAGCGCATCGACAGCGACGTCATCGGCGGCGATCTGCTCCAGTTCCGGTTGCAGCGACGAAAGGTTGCGGTTTCGTTCGGCGACGGTACTGAGCGTGTTGAGCAGCGCGTCCCAGTTGTGCGTCTTCCAATAGGCGAGCGTCAGCATTGGGTAGACGGTGCGGCGGGGAGATTTTTCGAGATGGGGCTGAATCAGGGCGATCGCCTGGTCCCAGTGCTCTTCCTCCAGTTGCAGGTTCGCCAGGAAATAGGCGAGGGCCGCGTCGTCGGGGTTCGCCTCGGATTGCGGCGTTAGTTCTTGGAGCAGACGCTGGCGAACTTCCGCTGCGGACGACCCTTGCTTGGTCCAGATCTGTTGGAGCAAGCGATAAGGAAGCTCGCCGGCGGCGATGTCCCGTTTGGCGGCGATCACCCGCTGAACGCGCTCTTCGGCCGCAGCAAGACGATCGGCGGCCAGGTCAATGCGGGCCAACTGCAAGTCGAGCTGTTCCGGTTCGGCGTCACCGATGGCGGCACGAAATTGCTCTTCCGCCGCTTCGTAATCGCCGCTGCTGAGAAAGGCCTCGCCGATCGCGCGGCGAATCGTCATCCCGCTTTGTCCGCCGTTGGCCGACATGATCGTGTCGACCTCAGGAAGTTTCTGGTCGATCAACGCTTGGATCGCAGTCGCTTGCTCAGCGGCGCGGGGAGCGTCGTCCAGTTTGGTGTAAAGATCGAGGAGACGAAGCCGAGTCGCCATCAACTGCGAATTCGCTTTTCGCTCGGCGAGTCCTAGGACGGCGCGTTCGTAAAGTCGAGCCCCGCGGGCCAGATCGCCGCTTTCGACAGCGTACGCTCCCATCAGGGAGAGAAAGTCGTCCGAGGCGTCTTCCTGGCGATCGACCAGCAGCAAAGCGTATCGCGAGCCTTCTTCCATCCGCTTCTGAGAGAAGGCGACCTCCACGATCGCTTGCAGGATCGCCTCCGATTCAGGGGCCAAGCGATGGGCCCGCTGGAAGCGGCGCTGGGCGGCGGAGAGTTTCTCCCGCTGCTGAAGCATCCGCCCTTCGATCAGCAGCGCTTCCGTCGCGGTCCGATTGGCGTCCGCTTCGGTCGGCTGCTGACGAGGAACGAGCACCGGCGGAAGCTCCGTCGGCAGCGTTTGAGCGCTGGAGGTCAGCGCGTGCGAGCAGATTCCCAGTAGCGCCAAGCCAAGTAGTAGCGTGCGTGTCATGCCAACTGCAGTTTGAATCGTCGAAAGAGAATGGGCCCTGCCCTGCTCCTCTATTCTAGACCATCCTGCCGTAGCCGACCAATTGCGATTACTTCGGCTTCCGTTTGATGGCGCCGGTCGATTTTTTGGCGACCTTTTTCTTGACCGGCTTTTTCTCGGCAGCCTTCTTTTCCGCCGGCTTCTTTTCGGCCGCTTTGGCGGGCTTTTCGGCGGCTTTCTTCTCGGGCGCCTTCTTTTCGGCGGGGGCGGCCTTCTTCTTGGCCGCTTTTTTCGTCGGCTTGGCGGCCGCAGGCTTGGGGGGCTTCTCCGCCGCAGCCTTTTTGGCGGCGATCTTGGCCGCTTTGGCTTCGGCTTTTTCGACTGCAGCAGCTTCGGCGGCCGCTTCTTCCTTGGCGGTCGGGCGCTTGGGGAAGCGAGTCTTGGCGTCTGGCGCGATCTCCAGGATGTGGTCACGGACCTTCTTGGAGTACGGGTTGGCCATGAACTCAACCGCCAACTCGTGAATCAGCGAGCTGTACTCGACTCCCTTGGTCTTCGGGATGGCCCGTTCGACGCCGGGGACGCTGTTCTTCTTCGCTTCGGCGTCGGTGATGATACCGAGGACCCGCATCAGTTCGACCAGCGCGTCGTCGGTCGGAACGGCATGTCCGCCGAGAGCGTTCTGCGTGACGTAGCCGACGACGAACTGCGATACGCCGTTGAAGCGTTCGATCTGCTTGATCGCTTTTCCCTGGTTCAGCTTTTTCAGGCTTTCCAGGTCGAACGTGTAGAGCGATTCAAAGACGTTTTGCAGGATCGACTTCAACTTGGCGGCCGAAGCTTCCGGCTGCGGCAGTTTGGCGCAGACTTCCGACAGTTCGACCAGCGAGGTAACGCGGACTTCGTTCCAGTCGTAGTAGTTGTTGACCAGCACGCTGAAGCATTGCTCGGCGGCGGCTCGCGGGGAGTTCTCCAGCAGCGCCGCAAACGCCAACTGCTCGAGCAGCGGCCGAGAATCAGCTTCGGCCGGCGTGTAATGTTTCTTTACGACTTTGTGGCTGGCGGTGATGAGACCGGCGCGGTTGGTAGCGGCCATGGCGATTACGTCGTATGCTCCCGTGGTGTGTTTCTAAGGCGAACGCCTGCGTGTGTAGAAGTCGCTTATTCCTGAGGCTCGGTCGACTCGTCGTCGCTCTCTTCGTCTTCCGGCTCCTCTTCCTTCGGCAGCACGTCGCGCAAGATGCGGGCCACCTCGATCGAGTGCTTGACCCCTTTGTCGATGACGAATTCGAGCTTCGGCGTATAGCGAGTTTCGATTCGGTCGTTGATCTTGGCTTGGAGGAAGCCGGCCGAACGCTGCAGCGCTTCGAGGCACTCGGCTTGCTTCTGTTCGCTCCCCATGATCGAAACGTGCACCTTGGCTTGGCGCATGTCAGGGGACATTTCGACGCCGGTGACCGTGACGCCGGAGACGCGCGGATTGCGCAGCTCGGTCAGGATCGCCATGCTGACGACTTCGCGAATAGCCGAAGCGGCTTTTAATAGACGGCGTGAACTCATGTTTAAAATCCGGCGAGCGACCCTCGTCGCGGCCTAAGCGACGGCGCAGCGAAATCAGGTCTTCATTCGCTGCGCGGGCCGTGCGGAGCGCTAAGCTCCGAAAGTAATAAAGTCGAGCGGCGCCCCGACGGCGCCGCTCGACAGGTTGACTAGTCGAGCGTACGAGCGATCTCTTCGACCTTGTACGCTTCCAGGATGTCCCCTTCCTTGATGTCGTTGAAGCCTTGCAGTTTCATACCGCATTCGTAGCCTTCGCGGACTTCTTTGGCGTCATCCTTTTCACGCTTGAGCGATTCAAGCGGATAGTCGCCGATCGTACGACCGTCGCGATTGACGCGAATGCGGCAGCCGCGTTCGATCGTTCCGCCCAGCACGCGGCAACCGGCGATCGAGCCGAGTCGGCTGACCACGAAGACGCGTTGCACCAGGGCGCGACCGAGTTCGTTGATTCGCTCTTCCGGCTTCAAGCGGCCTTCGAGCAAGGATTTGATCTCTTCCGTCGCTTTGTAAATGATGTTGTAGCGACGAATTTCGATTCCCTTGTCGTCCGCCATCGAGCGAGCCGCTTCGTCGGGGATCACGTTGAACGCGATGATCACCGCGTCCGACGCTTCGGCCAACGTCACGTCGGCCACCGAGACGGCGCCAACCGCGGCTTGCAGCACGCGAACTTTGACTTCGGGGTGATCGAGTTTCTGCATCTCCTTTTGGAGAGCTTCGATCGAGCCTCGCGTATCGGCACGCACGATGATGTTGAGCGTGGTGACCGCGTCATTTCCGCCCAAGGTGCCCGATTCGAGCCGTTTCTGGAACTCGTCGAACGAAATCTTGACGGTATGAACGCCAAGCGATTCGCTGCGATTGCGATCGGCGCGCAGGCCAGCGATTTCACGCGCCTGGGCGATGTCGTCCAGCACGTAGAACTTGTCGCCGGCGCCGGGCGCCTGGTCGAGACCGGTAATGTTGACCGGCGTCGAAGTCGGCGCTTCGGTCAGACGCTTACGCGGGTTGAGCGTGTCGTACATCGCTTTGACGCGGCCAAACGTATCGCCGCAGACGATGACGTCGCCGACTCGCAAGGTACCGTTCTTAACGATGATCTTGGCCAACACGCCGCGATCCGATTCCTGTTCCGATTCCAAGCAGACGCCGACCGCCGGGCGATTCGGGTTCGCCGAGTATTCGTGCAGTTCGGCCGTCAGCAAGATCGTTTCCAACAGGGCGTCGATACCTTCGCCAGTAATGGCGCTGGTTTTGACCACTTCGACGTCGCCGCCCC is part of the Blastopirellula sediminis genome and harbors:
- a CDS encoding DUF4340 domain-containing protein, whose product is MNELVKTSIFVGIATLFTIGAIASRPVLAPSNPQDEVGKPLFPEFTNPDQAANLSITKYDSEIVTLNTLTLEDSPTGWIVTSEGGYPADASEQVRAAATALIDLKVIDAFDALPSQLAEFGLVKPDVETLDITDSGVGELVVIADSSKKPLAELIIGKQDASQPAIRYVRIPSRDRIYVVELNPEAFPIEFKKWIDSDLLELNPFDVTQMTFGDYSAALLQGNGSARIDRADRMEAVVDYSDIDNKWTLSSFQLPQNGRLAPAELGPGEKLNENALTAVRTALDELQLVDVVKKPAGLAENLKVEGQFNNEGLDTLILNGFLPYGTKPMKLIGDSGEISIHTRDAVKYRLLFGKEQDGGADGTRRFLMIQVELDRAALGAPEMTAVPELKEGDGVDVKKLAEEIAAIKLANDRALDAYREKENAAMRKVFEMNSRFADWYYVIPNEQYQKIMLSKERLIESPAGAAAGPKPNQSGVPLMLQGLPGAAKPPVTQPPVQSMQPATKPAAEEAKPADAGKPADTPEKPAEEKPKSEEAPKSETPAEEKPAADAPKAEAPSAEKPAEPATETPAPEESK
- a CDS encoding Gldg family protein, which codes for MAWINAITLVCFDLIFAGAFFVAMIPLLLVKQAAYAVMKRNFKSYFSNPTGYVFLAIFVLLTSMAAFWPHEFFNANLANLAQLNQNIALIMLIFIPAITMGLWADERRQGTDELLLTLPATDFDIVMGKYLAAVAVFSVSLLFSQFCNFLVLNALSEGDMDIGLFLTTYIGYWFIGLAMISLGMVASFLTNNLTLGFVMGVLINAPFVMLQYADAFVTGAGWIQFFSQASIGRQFDDFGRGVVSLSSLVYFIMLTVFGVYLSMVLIGRRHWLGGKDGESLLGHYMLRTISLVVIASSATLFFVLHDQRWDATAGKTSSISPQTMKLIRNLESDEPVRIEAFISADVPESYAETKSDLINYLNEFRGASGAKMDVFIYNDLEPFSELAEKAREQYGIMPVPVMGETRGIMQAKEIILGAAVQRGLEKVVIPFFGNRIPVEYELVRSISTVTDQQRKRIGVLTTDAMLFGGVRPDPNSPFGGFQNVAKQRIVDELEKQYDVDEVDPNEPIDPTKFDVLVAVQPSSLTQPQLDNLMTAIKAGVPTAIFDDPVPLAMNQAPPIYQPKAPLGSGMFGRQQPPPPKADIRQLWRLLGITLSGQQLITDQYFNADVIWQNYNPHPKLRIGGGQITPEWVFVDKYAPGSEEALPTLNADIDVTQNLNEVLFVLPGAVIRSKDFPQSMTFTPLIRTGTLTGTVTLDGLLRRANNQGGGHVLTGEQYTLAALIEGIPASEVDKLADPNKKPDANAKATPIRVAMVADIDLLHSAFVSLQSEKNDQVELSLDNTNFVLNLLDNLAGDERFTTIRGKNPRLARLTMVDTMTKNAVEESTREEEAAKTAFEAERKAKEEEINKPVEELQDLIAKLQQKQATQTLTAEDQIELTKLSTRVREQESVANRKLQVEAERISKELQEKQQQIQRDLDRQVLKTQNTFKMFAVVLPPIPPILVGLIVFVIRRIKEREGLSKDRIVK
- the rbfA gene encoding 30S ribosome-binding factor RbfA codes for the protein MSSRRLLKAASAIREVVSMAILTELRNPRVSGVTVTGVEMSPDMRQAKVHVSIMGSEQKQAECLEALQRSAGFLQAKINDRIETRYTPKLEFVIDKGVKHSIEVARILRDVLPKEEEPEDEESDDESTEPQE
- a CDS encoding M60 family metallopeptidase, giving the protein MLRFAGLLAALLCCHGLTSSTLAANANEKLTPTLQKATRDEKLTAEEFLAVKKALIAEAKRSTPSSKEMTDLIEKLREAPAAKIGPDRKNHLKVLDNTLVSLRAIYEGELAGQVLPPAKLQKHPSADLFPGAIESQIRFATHNCEINVNAYRWQSTGLYAPPGVVIRVTIPEEFVGAGWKVRIGCNSTTIDAPKHLTLKRFPDIDRVYDLSKGTTPIASSFGGLIYIELPLPKAKEYLGRDSDIYNLVDSYDPPAPQLCTVQMTNVIQAPRYVHGVTNVGEWRAQIRNYPAPYAEIGSGKVIFMIPSHFVREFDTPDLMMNKWDQVIDAMSELSGRPKTKPFPHRVLIEPHINAGAAFASYPINVPYGWASDILKGEPGWGMGHELGHLHQHRSWTYQGCGEVTVNIFAIYSLTKVNGSVPDRGTREKAIADARKYLSKPLAERSWMTVKGELFERLAFYTILETELGWEPFQQVFREYRRLPLDQHLKSDVDRASDFMIRMSKATNKDLGPYFVQWGVQVNDEALQKTKSYPAWESEMVRETLKQ
- a CDS encoding tetratricopeptide repeat protein, whose translation is MTRTLLLGLALLGICSHALTSSAQTLPTELPPVLVPRQQPTEADANRTATEALLIEGRMLQQREKLSAAQRRFQRAHRLAPESEAILQAIVEVAFSQKRMEEGSRYALLLVDRQEDASDDFLSLMGAYAVESGDLARGARLYERAVLGLAERKANSQLMATRLRLLDLYTKLDDAPRAAEQATAIQALIDQKLPEVDTIMSANGGQSGMTIRRAIGEAFLSSGDYEAAEEQFRAAIGDAEPEQLDLQLARIDLAADRLAAAEERVQRVIAAKRDIAAGELPYRLLQQIWTKQGSSAAEVRQRLLQELTPQSEANPDDAALAYFLANLQLEEEHWDQAIALIQPHLEKSPRRTVYPMLTLAYWKTHNWDALLNTLSTVAERNRNLSSLQPELEQIAADDVAVDALVAAAEKRRESDAGVTLPTALAIAQIRHLRDQSEEALKWLDVASQIDPVSAAPSQIDFALAWMVAKKYDLGEKALRTASAAKMPKPGRAATYDYLAALLAMEDRYDEALAASRKAIALDSSSAALASRVPWILFYADRKEEADRSYRRLLAQFDNNREDAPTRQVLRQARLMLSSLAKDDEQREEWLEQILDEFPEDVGAMNDLAYLWADGGRNLGRATLMLEQAVDAEPENAAYRDSLGWAYFRQGRYDQAIGQLQQAVAKINEPDPVLLEHLGDALSAAGREGEAVDAWKEAVTLLTEEADADKRASLEAKINATPAVKK